From the genome of Eucalyptus grandis isolate ANBG69807.140 chromosome 2, ASM1654582v1, whole genome shotgun sequence, one region includes:
- the LOC120286281 gene encoding putative disease resistance RPP13-like protein 1, translating to MCISKSDSHCGDGGIGKTALAQQVYNDDRVTNNFDVKAWACVSDDFDVLAITKKILETVNDHLLCEGKDLNWLHGKLKEHLVGKKFLVVLDDVWNENYGEWIILLKPFQLGVKGSKVIVTTRNFHVAEIARAQPYILKELSQDSCMTLFAFHAFGVGNFDHHLELKGLGMKIVEKCGGLPLAVKTLAGLLSFKVSPHEWKDILDSKIWDLPKERNDIIPALKLSYLHLPSNLRRCFAYCAIFPKDYEIERDELIHWWIAEGLLEGKEGKNCWNAGLKFFDELVSRSLLQKSSSSESRFLMHDLVNDLAKLVASATCFSSGEFEYEGGQNNASLVRHASFICSSLIVAKRFKIYYEMKGLRSFVSLAKQPRYHYKSYLSNKVLGDLLSELKYLRVLSLHHYRIREVPDCIGKLRHLRCLNLSYTDIETLPKSIVALYYLETLMLRGCQNLTKLP from the coding sequence ATGTGCATATCTAAAAGTGATTCCCATTGTGGGGATGGGGGTATTGGGAAGACTGCTTTGGCTCAGCAAGTCTACAATGATGATAGAGTTACCAACAATTTCGATGTGAAAGCATGGGCTTGCGTTTCCGATGATTTCGACGTGCTTGCTATTACAAAGAAGATCCTTGAGACAGTGAATGACCATTTGCTTTGTGAAGGAAAGGACCTAAATTGGCTTCATGGTAAGCTCAAGGAACACCTTGTGGGGAAGAAGTTTCTTGTCGTTCTAGATGATGTTTGGAATGAGAATTATGGAGAATGGATTATCCTCTTGAAGCCTTTTCAATTAGGAGTGAAGGGAAGCAAGGTCATTGTCACGACTCGTAATTTTCATGTTGCTGAAATAGCCCGTGCTCAACCCTATATTCTCAAAGAGTTGTCGCAAGATTCTTGTATGACTTTGTTTGCATTTCATGCTTTTGGAGTGGGAAATTTCGACCATCATCTAGAACTCAAAGGGTTAGGTATGAAAATAGTGGAAAAATGCGGAGGGTTGCCATTAGCCGTGAAGACTTTGGCTGGGTTACTGAGCTTTAAAGTCAGTCCCCATGAATGGAAAGATATATTGGATAGCAAAATTTGGGATCTACCGAAAGAACGGAATGATATCATTCCGGCCTTGAAACTTAGCTATCTCCATCTCCCTTCAAATTTGAGGAGATGTTTCGCATATTGTGCTATATTTCCCAAGGATTATGAAATTGAACGGGACGAGTTGATTCACTGGTGGATTGCAGAGGGCTTGttggaaggaaaagaaggaaagaactGTTGGAATGcaggtttgaaatttttcgacGAGCTAGTTTCTAGATCGTTACTTCAAAAGTCGAGTAGCAGTGAATCACGATTCTTGATGCATGATCTTGTGAATGACCTAGCAAAGCTAGTTGCCAGTGCAACTTGTTTTAGCTCAGGAGAGTTTGAGTATGAGGGTGGTCAAAATAATGCATCTTTAGTTCGTCATGCCTCATTCATTTGCAGTAGTCTCATTGTGGCAAAAAGATTCAAGATATATTATGAAATGAAGGGACTTAGGAGCTTCGTATCGTTGGCGAAGCAACCTAGGTATCATTATAAGTCTTATTTGTCAAATAAAGTGTTAGGCGACTTGTTATCCGAATTGAAGTACTTGAGGGTGCTTTCATTACATCACTATCGCATCAGAGAGGTACCGGATTGCATTGGCAAACTGAGGCACCTGAGGTGCCTTAATTTGTCGTATACTGACATTGAAACCCTTCCAAAGTCAATTGTTGCATTGTACTACTTAGAAACCTTGATGTTGCGGGGATGTCAAAATCTTACCAAATTACCATAA